One Nocardioides oleivorans DNA segment encodes these proteins:
- a CDS encoding Zn-ribbon domain-containing OB-fold protein, protein MTDTLDLAVAPLTGTHCATCGRTFYPARDLCPTCWATDLPAHDLTPTGTVATWTVVRMGKLFEVPYALCYADFAGDVRVLGRVVNWVEDQPLAPGMTVTTHADAETGDHVFTVDHASAPTEQEA, encoded by the coding sequence ATGACCGACACCCTGGACCTCGCAGTGGCCCCGCTCACGGGCACCCACTGCGCCACCTGCGGGCGCACCTTCTACCCCGCTCGCGACCTGTGCCCCACCTGCTGGGCCACCGACCTCCCCGCCCACGACCTGACGCCGACCGGCACGGTCGCGACCTGGACCGTCGTCCGGATGGGCAAGCTCTTCGAGGTGCCCTACGCGCTGTGCTACGCCGACTTCGCGGGCGACGTGCGCGTCCTCGGAAGGGTCGTGAACTGGGTGGAGGACCAGCCCCTCGCCCCCGGCATGACCGTGACCACCCACGCCGACGCCGAGACCGGCGACCACGTCTTCACCGTGGACCACGCGTCCGCGCCGACCGAGCAGGAGGCCTGA
- a CDS encoding acetyl-CoA C-acetyltransferase has product MSDRAVIVAAARSPMGRAYRGAFAGTRPEDLGRQVIEAALAQVPELDPHTIDDIVLGCGQPGGEHGSNISRVIAVQLGLDTVPAMTMTRYCSASIQALRTAHHAIVAGEGDAFVTGGLELESRHRRGTSDHLPADAQALVGGTWQHHGYDEANARALAREQGGDLWSDPRERGELPYVYMEMGRTAENVAGLKGVSRRAQDEFALRSQQKAEAAIAAGFFTTDITPVRNAAGDWVSEDESPRVGSTIEKLAALQPVFRTAEEGGTVTAGNACPLNDGAASIIVMRESRALELGIRPRARIVASGVSALSPEIMGLAPIEASRQAMRRAGMTIDDIDLVELNEAFAAQAIPCVDELGVPDDRLNVHGGSIAIGHPFAMTGTRLVTTLLHSLEARDQQTGLATMCVAGGQGMAIVIERV; this is encoded by the coding sequence ATGTCGGACCGGGCCGTGATCGTGGCAGCCGCCCGATCGCCCATGGGCCGCGCCTACCGGGGAGCCTTCGCCGGGACCCGGCCGGAGGACCTCGGCCGCCAGGTCATCGAGGCGGCCCTGGCGCAGGTGCCCGAGCTCGACCCGCACACGATCGACGACATCGTGCTCGGCTGTGGCCAGCCGGGCGGCGAGCACGGCAGCAACATCAGCCGGGTCATCGCCGTCCAGCTCGGCCTCGACACCGTCCCGGCCATGACGATGACCCGCTACTGCTCGGCGTCCATCCAGGCGTTGCGCACGGCGCACCACGCGATCGTGGCGGGGGAGGGCGACGCCTTCGTCACCGGCGGCCTCGAGCTCGAGAGCCGGCACCGCCGGGGCACCAGCGACCACCTCCCGGCCGACGCGCAGGCGCTCGTCGGCGGGACCTGGCAGCACCACGGGTACGACGAGGCGAACGCGCGGGCGCTGGCCCGCGAGCAGGGCGGCGACCTGTGGTCCGACCCGCGAGAGCGCGGTGAGCTGCCCTACGTCTACATGGAGATGGGCCGCACCGCGGAGAACGTCGCCGGACTCAAGGGCGTCTCGCGCCGCGCCCAGGACGAGTTCGCCCTCCGCAGCCAGCAGAAGGCGGAGGCTGCCATCGCGGCCGGCTTCTTCACGACCGACATCACCCCGGTCCGCAACGCGGCCGGCGACTGGGTGAGCGAGGACGAGTCGCCCCGTGTCGGCTCGACGATCGAGAAGCTCGCCGCCCTCCAGCCGGTGTTCCGCACGGCCGAGGAGGGAGGCACCGTCACCGCCGGCAACGCCTGCCCGCTCAACGACGGGGCCGCCTCGATCATCGTGATGCGCGAGTCCCGCGCCCTCGAGCTCGGCATCCGGCCGCGGGCACGCATCGTCGCCAGCGGCGTCAGCGCCCTCTCGCCGGAGATCATGGGCCTCGCCCCGATCGAGGCGTCCCGGCAGGCGATGCGCAGGGCCGGTATGACGATCGACGACATCGACCTCGTCGAGCTCAACGAGGCCTTCGCGGCGCAGGCGATCCCGTGCGTCGACGAGCTCGGCGTGCCCGACGACAGGCTCAACGTCCACGGCGGCTCCATCGCGATCGGGCACCCGTTCGCGATGACCGGCACCCGCCTGGTCACCACGCTCCTCCACTCGCTCGAGGCGCGCGACCAGCAGACCGGCCTCGCCACCATGTGCGTCGCCGGCGGCCAGGGCATGGCCATCGTCATCGAGCGCGTCTGA
- the accB gene encoding acetyl-CoA carboxylase biotin carboxyl carrier protein, with amino-acid sequence MAKTSGKASHGLTFDTVVELLTMLDGSDLPTRVVYKDGPLRLEVERGTTRSAAPAAVAVPAPAPAAAAPAPVAVAAAPVAPAEPAPVPAAPTSEGRGDPVAAPIAGVFYRAPSPDAPPFVEVGQQVAADDVIGIVEVMKLMNTVRAGVAGTVVEVCVADAELVEFEQVLVRIEA; translated from the coding sequence ATGGCCAAGACGTCCGGCAAGGCTTCCCACGGGCTCACCTTCGACACCGTCGTCGAGCTGCTGACCATGCTCGACGGCTCCGACCTGCCGACCCGCGTGGTCTACAAGGACGGCCCGCTCCGCCTCGAGGTCGAGCGCGGCACCACCCGGTCCGCCGCGCCCGCAGCCGTCGCCGTCCCTGCGCCGGCACCTGCCGCGGCCGCACCTGCCCCGGTCGCCGTGGCCGCCGCTCCTGTCGCTCCCGCCGAGCCCGCCCCCGTGCCTGCCGCACCCACCTCCGAGGGGCGCGGCGACCCCGTCGCCGCGCCGATCGCCGGCGTCTTCTACCGGGCGCCCAGCCCCGACGCGCCGCCCTTCGTCGAGGTCGGCCAGCAGGTCGCGGCCGACGACGTCATCGGCATCGTCGAGGTGATGAAGCTGATGAACACCGTCCGCGCCGGCGTCGCCGGCACGGTCGTCGAGGTCTGCGTGGCCGACGCCGAGCTCGTCGAGTTCGAGCAGGTGCTCGTGCGGATCGAGGCATGA
- a CDS encoding CaiB/BaiF CoA transferase family protein, with the protein MSRLPLEGVRVVALEQYISGPYCTMWLADAGAEVIKVERPDGGDPRREFMPQLTGEDGAAVSGGFFSFNRNKRSVTLDLASVEGRDAYRALVATADVVVENLRPGATDKLGIGYADLSAINPGLIYAAVSGYGRSEGPYAGRPAFDAAILGMAGITHMTGRSGDLPPELPMYGLADMTTAILTGYQILMSLYDRTRTGTGRLIDVSMYDTMVALNERPLMQHAFTGDVITRGPDRFQAPMGAYECGDGFISLVVPNDLMWRRVAAIIGRPELATDPATATGAARAANPDAYLPAMLAWMKARTRADVVAEFEKGGVPAGIVQDSADISDCPHLEARGMFVRVQDPDVGEIKMPHAPFSMSDMGPVPAGTVPRLGADNDAVLGALGLDTEQLARATGAVPV; encoded by the coding sequence GTGTCCCGACTGCCCCTCGAAGGCGTCCGCGTGGTCGCGCTCGAGCAGTACATCTCCGGCCCCTACTGCACGATGTGGCTGGCCGACGCCGGCGCCGAGGTGATCAAGGTCGAGCGCCCCGACGGCGGCGACCCGCGTCGCGAGTTCATGCCGCAGCTCACGGGCGAGGACGGCGCCGCGGTGTCCGGAGGCTTCTTCTCCTTCAACCGGAACAAGCGGAGCGTCACCCTCGACCTCGCGAGCGTGGAGGGCCGCGACGCCTACCGCGCGCTCGTCGCGACCGCCGACGTGGTGGTCGAGAACCTCCGTCCCGGCGCCACCGACAAGCTCGGCATCGGCTACGCCGACCTCAGCGCGATCAACCCCGGCCTCATCTACGCGGCGGTCTCCGGCTACGGCCGCAGCGAAGGGCCGTACGCCGGTCGTCCCGCGTTCGACGCCGCGATCCTCGGCATGGCCGGCATCACCCACATGACCGGCCGGAGCGGTGACCTGCCTCCCGAGCTGCCGATGTACGGCCTGGCCGACATGACCACCGCGATCCTCACCGGCTACCAGATCCTCATGTCGCTCTACGACCGCACCCGCACGGGCACGGGCCGCCTGATCGACGTGTCGATGTACGACACGATGGTCGCGCTCAACGAGCGCCCCCTCATGCAGCACGCCTTCACCGGCGACGTCATCACCCGCGGCCCCGACCGGTTCCAGGCGCCGATGGGTGCCTACGAGTGTGGGGACGGCTTCATCTCCCTCGTCGTCCCCAACGACCTGATGTGGCGCCGGGTGGCGGCGATCATCGGCCGCCCCGAGCTGGCGACCGACCCCGCCACGGCCACCGGTGCCGCGCGTGCCGCGAACCCCGACGCCTACCTCCCGGCGATGCTCGCCTGGATGAAGGCGCGCACCCGCGCCGACGTGGTGGCCGAGTTCGAGAAGGGCGGCGTGCCGGCGGGCATCGTGCAGGACTCCGCCGACATCTCCGACTGCCCCCACCTCGAGGCGCGGGGCATGTTCGTCCGCGTGCAGGACCCGGACGTCGGCGAGATCAAGATGCCCCACGCCCCGTTCAGCATGAGCGACATGGGCCCCGTGCCCGCCGGGACCGTGCCCCGCCTCGGCGCCGACAACGACGCCGTCCTCGGCGCCCTCGGCCTCGACACCGAGCAGCTCGCCCGCGCCACCGGCGCCGTCCCCGTCTGA
- a CDS encoding SDR family NAD(P)-dependent oxidoreductase — protein MTDRLKNRTVLVTGALGGIGSATVDLAAREGVGTVVLADLDESRVEDAAAALRDRGVRAVGAALDVASEGSWQELVSRLEAEVGGVDVLVNNAGITNRFGILETAVEDWDRVIGVNLTGVFLGMKHAGRSMVGNRGGSIVNIASFASHTGYRAASYAASKWAVRGLTQTAADELGPRGVRVNSVSPGFVPTPLTENAPNLVRSFSDATPLGRTCEPADIASAVVYLASDDSSYVCGHDLLVDGGFLSNTIRDVRA, from the coding sequence ATGACCGACCGACTGAAGAACAGGACCGTCCTGGTGACCGGAGCCCTCGGCGGCATCGGCTCGGCGACCGTCGACCTCGCCGCCCGCGAGGGTGTCGGCACCGTGGTGCTGGCCGACCTCGACGAGTCCCGCGTCGAGGATGCCGCCGCAGCCCTGCGCGACCGGGGTGTGCGTGCCGTCGGTGCTGCCCTCGACGTGGCCTCGGAGGGGTCCTGGCAGGAGCTCGTCTCCCGCCTCGAGGCCGAGGTCGGTGGGGTCGACGTGCTCGTGAACAACGCCGGCATCACCAACCGCTTCGGCATCCTCGAGACCGCGGTCGAGGACTGGGACCGGGTCATCGGGGTCAACCTCACCGGCGTCTTCCTCGGCATGAAGCACGCCGGCCGCTCGATGGTGGGGAACCGCGGGGGCAGCATCGTCAACATCGCCTCGTTCGCGTCCCACACCGGCTACCGCGCAGCGTCGTACGCCGCCTCGAAGTGGGCCGTGCGCGGCCTGACCCAGACCGCAGCCGACGAGCTCGGTCCGCGCGGGGTCCGGGTCAACTCGGTGTCGCCGGGCTTCGTGCCCACGCCGCTCACCGAGAACGCACCGAACCTGGTGCGGTCGTTCAGCGACGCCACGCCGCTCGGTCGCACCTGCGAGCCGGCGGACATCGCCTCGGCGGTGGTCTACCTCGCCAGCGACGACTCGTCCTACGTCTGCGGGCACGACCTCCTGGTCGACGGGGGCTTCTTGTCCAACACCATCCGGGACGTGAGGGCCTAG
- a CDS encoding thiolase family protein, with the protein MRAPLATIVGIGELTPRRSTDGESSLGLMAEAAALAVADAGLGPGDVDGLLVGQQYGEIPMHVPASVAEYLGLHPTMANVVDLGGASAAGMVWRAAAAIRAGMCEVVLCVGGAARPATGFPRSSYRAPIREYDVPFGASGANTTYAMIAQAHIDTYGTTPEELAEIAVRARANAQLNPAAIFHGTPITVDDVLASPMISTPIHLLEAVMEAAGASALVVVSPERAASLGRAGAHLLGAGEKVTHRALSGAPAITTGPLKDAMAQALVQAGVGLADLGNYQLYDCYTIVVGVTIEDLGLVAPGKFGPWLADHDFSPSGDFPMNTHGGQLGFSQCGLAGPMSHVVEAVRQLRGEAGERQVPDPRLSLVTGNGATLSEAAALVLGGTS; encoded by the coding sequence GTGAGAGCACCCCTCGCCACGATCGTCGGCATCGGCGAGCTGACCCCCCGGCGGTCCACCGACGGTGAGAGCTCCCTCGGCCTGATGGCCGAGGCGGCCGCGCTGGCGGTGGCCGACGCAGGCCTCGGCCCCGGCGACGTCGACGGCCTCCTCGTCGGCCAGCAGTACGGCGAGATACCGATGCACGTGCCCGCCTCGGTCGCCGAGTACCTCGGGCTGCACCCGACGATGGCCAACGTCGTCGACCTCGGGGGCGCGAGCGCCGCCGGCATGGTGTGGCGGGCCGCGGCGGCCATCCGGGCCGGCATGTGCGAGGTGGTGCTCTGCGTCGGTGGTGCCGCGCGGCCGGCGACCGGCTTCCCGAGGTCGAGCTACCGCGCCCCGATCCGGGAGTACGACGTCCCGTTCGGTGCCAGCGGCGCCAACACGACGTACGCCATGATCGCGCAGGCGCACATCGACACCTACGGCACGACGCCCGAGGAGCTCGCGGAGATCGCCGTCCGGGCGCGCGCCAACGCCCAGCTCAACCCGGCGGCGATCTTCCACGGCACGCCGATCACCGTCGACGACGTGCTGGCCTCACCGATGATCAGCACGCCGATCCACCTGCTCGAGGCGGTCATGGAGGCTGCCGGAGCGAGCGCCCTCGTGGTGGTCTCGCCCGAGCGCGCGGCGTCGCTCGGGCGTGCCGGCGCGCACCTGCTCGGCGCGGGGGAGAAGGTCACCCACCGGGCGCTCTCGGGCGCCCCGGCGATCACCACCGGGCCGCTCAAGGACGCGATGGCCCAGGCACTGGTGCAGGCCGGGGTCGGCCTCGCCGACCTCGGCAACTACCAGCTCTACGACTGCTACACGATCGTCGTGGGGGTCACGATCGAGGACCTCGGCCTCGTCGCGCCCGGGAAGTTCGGCCCGTGGCTGGCCGACCACGACTTCTCGCCGTCGGGCGACTTCCCGATGAACACCCACGGCGGCCAGCTCGGCTTCAGCCAGTGCGGCCTCGCCGGCCCGATGTCGCACGTCGTCGAAGCCGTGCGCCAGCTCCGCGGCGAGGCGGGGGAACGGCAGGTCCCGGACCCGCGACTGAGCCTGGTCACCGGCAACGGGGCGACCCTCAGCGAGGCTGCTGCCCTCGTGCTGGGAGGCACCTCGTGA
- a CDS encoding Zn-ribbon domain-containing OB-fold protein, with protein MTGLVIDESYADLSVAPPTPTAESQPWWDALREGRFTIQSCASCGAAQGYPRTRCVACWSGDLSFVTASGRGRVVTHSEVHRPGQASWAAIAPYRVGLVRLEEGATLLTHLLADLLPDGRPPRVGDRCDVVPTRVGEWVLPFFRVSP; from the coding sequence GTGACCGGTCTCGTGATCGACGAGTCGTACGCCGACCTCTCCGTCGCGCCGCCGACGCCCACCGCCGAGTCGCAGCCGTGGTGGGACGCGCTGCGCGAGGGCCGGTTCACGATCCAGTCGTGCGCGTCCTGCGGCGCGGCCCAGGGCTATCCCCGCACCCGCTGCGTCGCCTGCTGGTCGGGTGACCTGTCGTTCGTCACGGCCTCGGGCCGCGGCCGGGTCGTCACCCACTCCGAGGTGCACCGTCCGGGCCAGGCGTCGTGGGCTGCGATCGCGCCCTATCGCGTCGGGCTCGTGCGTCTCGAGGAGGGCGCCACCCTGCTGACCCACCTGCTCGCCGACCTGCTGCCCGACGGCCGTCCGCCCCGCGTCGGCGACCGCTGCGACGTCGTACCCACCCGGGTCGGCGAGTGGGTGCTCCCGTTCTTCCGCGTATCGCCCTAG
- a CDS encoding thiolase family protein encodes MAGAAVTTPRIVGAATTPFGKFRERTLESLAVEAGIAAVRDAGLQRTDIEALFSGNAYAGSLVGQRIGKEMGLDGLPCYNFENACASGASALAQAYRAVRNGEFTTVLVIGVEQLSALGGGLLPIGPGDPEIKAGLTMPAAYAMRTESWLSRFGGKPEDIAQVSVKSRDAASRNPNAQYRTPVTIDEVMESRLVADPITLLQMCPNADGAAAVVVTRDPAATGDARSVEVLSSAVLSGQFFQGWRDMAWPDITLRAVEQAYGQAGITARDVDVAEVHDAAAIGEVMYYEALGLCERGEGASFVLSGRSALAGRTAVNTGGGLLSRGHPLGATGIVQVVEIVAQLRGETGANQVEGAQVGVAHCTGGGIWGVDNGAAAVHVLARR; translated from the coding sequence ATGGCTGGAGCCGCTGTCACCACCCCCCGCATCGTGGGCGCGGCCACGACGCCGTTCGGCAAGTTCCGCGAGCGCACCCTGGAGTCCCTCGCCGTCGAGGCGGGCATCGCCGCGGTGCGCGACGCCGGGCTCCAGCGCACCGACATCGAGGCCCTGTTCTCCGGCAACGCCTACGCCGGCTCGCTCGTCGGCCAGCGCATCGGCAAGGAGATGGGCCTGGACGGCCTGCCCTGCTACAACTTCGAGAACGCGTGCGCCAGCGGCGCCAGTGCCCTCGCCCAGGCCTACCGGGCGGTGCGCAACGGCGAGTTCACCACCGTCCTGGTGATCGGGGTCGAGCAGCTCAGCGCCCTCGGCGGCGGCCTGCTGCCGATCGGCCCGGGCGACCCCGAGATCAAGGCCGGCCTCACGATGCCGGCGGCCTACGCGATGCGCACCGAGTCGTGGCTCTCCCGCTTCGGCGGCAAGCCCGAGGACATCGCGCAGGTGTCGGTGAAGAGCCGTGACGCCGCCTCCCGCAACCCGAACGCGCAGTACCGGACTCCGGTCACCATCGACGAGGTGATGGAGTCGCGACTGGTGGCCGACCCCATCACGCTGCTCCAGATGTGCCCGAACGCCGATGGCGCCGCCGCCGTCGTCGTGACCCGCGACCCGGCCGCGACCGGGGACGCCCGGTCGGTCGAGGTGCTCTCCTCGGCCGTGCTGAGCGGGCAGTTCTTCCAGGGCTGGCGCGACATGGCCTGGCCCGACATCACCCTCCGCGCGGTGGAGCAGGCCTACGGCCAGGCCGGCATCACGGCCCGCGACGTCGACGTGGCCGAGGTGCACGACGCGGCCGCGATCGGCGAGGTCATGTACTACGAGGCCCTCGGCCTCTGCGAGCGCGGCGAGGGTGCGAGCTTCGTGCTCTCGGGCCGGTCGGCGCTCGCCGGGAGGACCGCGGTCAACACCGGCGGCGGGCTGCTCTCGCGAGGCCACCCGCTCGGCGCCACCGGCATCGTCCAGGTCGTCGAGATCGTCGCCCAGCTGCGCGGCGAGACCGGCGCTAACCAGGTCGAGGGTGCGCAGGTCGGTGTCGCCCACTGCACCGGCGGCGGCATCTGGGGCGTCGACAACGGCGCAGCCGCAGTTCACGTGCTGGCCCGCCGATGA
- a CDS encoding MBL fold metallo-hydrolase yields the protein MADSVKLYTLGVGDAFTTRHFNTHVLMDVDGREVFLDCPPYLPKMLATNNREGARRVEHTQYKEIFITHMHADHVNGLEELAYLQYYVTEDPIKLYAPQWLLSDIWSSLRPSLEESARGDGGLANFDWFFDAQPIEPGMDLGGFTVDFTETRHHPRCLQYKFDFGGVKFGYAPDAGVDREKWAWFDDCDLVMHDAWFGPTDALGADIRNLHSPIEDLLSMPQDFQEKTLMVHYADGAYDDDPDRPSEDIGHYRLARQFHTYDLK from the coding sequence ATGGCTGACTCCGTGAAGCTCTACACCCTCGGCGTGGGGGACGCGTTCACCACGCGCCACTTCAACACCCACGTGCTGATGGACGTCGACGGGCGTGAGGTCTTCCTCGACTGCCCGCCCTACCTGCCGAAGATGCTCGCGACCAACAACCGCGAGGGCGCCCGCCGGGTCGAGCACACGCAGTACAAGGAGATCTTCATCACCCACATGCACGCCGACCACGTGAACGGGCTCGAGGAGCTGGCCTACCTGCAGTACTACGTGACCGAGGACCCGATCAAGCTCTACGCCCCGCAGTGGCTGCTGAGCGACATCTGGTCGAGCCTGCGGCCCTCGCTGGAGGAGTCCGCACGCGGCGACGGCGGACTGGCGAACTTCGACTGGTTCTTCGACGCCCAGCCGATCGAGCCCGGGATGGACCTCGGCGGGTTCACCGTCGACTTCACCGAGACCCGGCACCACCCGCGCTGCCTTCAGTACAAGTTCGACTTCGGTGGCGTGAAGTTCGGCTACGCGCCCGACGCCGGCGTCGACCGCGAGAAGTGGGCCTGGTTCGACGACTGCGACCTGGTGATGCACGACGCCTGGTTCGGCCCCACCGACGCCCTCGGCGCCGACATCCGCAACCTGCACTCGCCCATCGAGGACCTGCTCTCGATGCCGCAGGACTTCCAGGAGAAGACCCTGATGGTCCACTACGCCGACGGTGCCTACGACGACGACCCGGACCGGCCGAGCGAGGACATCGGGCACTACCGGCTCGCGCGGCAGTTCCACACCTACGACCTGAAGTAG
- a CDS encoding MaoC family dehydratase, with translation MSDATPAPTHDESSSVWNTTFLGRPLVVGETAERTRTITQDDVDAFAKASGDYNPLHFDDDFIDDSTMFEGRISHGGLIIGAISEVGAQDIPGPGSVFLSVSWRFVAPVYIPDEVVSRVEVLEVRHDKPIARLKQTVTRSDGQVVLDGEVLTYMSPRKSLLAATEAAKNDA, from the coding sequence ATGTCCGACGCCACCCCTGCTCCCACCCACGACGAGTCCAGCTCCGTGTGGAACACCACCTTCCTCGGCCGTCCCCTGGTGGTCGGCGAGACCGCGGAGCGCACCCGCACGATCACCCAGGACGACGTCGACGCCTTCGCCAAGGCCAGCGGTGACTACAACCCGCTCCACTTCGACGACGACTTCATCGACGACTCGACGATGTTCGAGGGCCGGATCTCCCACGGCGGCCTGATCATCGGCGCCATCAGCGAGGTCGGCGCCCAGGACATCCCCGGCCCCGGCAGCGTGTTCCTCTCGGTCAGCTGGCGCTTCGTCGCCCCGGTCTACATCCCCGACGAGGTCGTCTCGCGCGTCGAGGTGCTCGAGGTGCGCCACGACAAGCCGATCGCCAGGCTGAAGCAGACCGTCACCCGCTCCGACGGCCAGGTCGTGCTCGACGGCGAGGTGCTGACCTACATGTCGCCGCGCAAGTCGCTGCTCGCGGCCACCGAGGCCGCGAAGAACGACGCCTGA
- a CDS encoding acetoacetate--CoA ligase — MTLTAAPDLHQAPSEVLWTPADGRRSTSLDGFLAWLAEGHGLSFDDYDAFLAWSIDRHDTFWSLLWDWGGLPGSGHVALRPEQRDQVFKPAWFPGAELSYAEWMLAMPGRADDDLALLGYSDSRPDSTLTVAGLRDLVGRIQEGLRAAGVGRGDRVAAYVPNIPETVALLVATAGLGAVFTSCAPEFGVQSVIDRWRQVEPKVVVAIDGYRYGTKDVSRHEEVASIVASLPTVEQLVVLPYLAGAPAIEGASGTWAELTATPAAPTIERVPFDHPLYILFSSGTTGLPKAIVHGHGGITLEHLKSLAFAHDVQPGDRIFWQTTTGWMMWNLVVSGLGLGAAVVTTDINPTSPDVGALWRIADHAGITHFGTSPGFLQLCRRAGFVPRDEVDTSAILQLGVTGTACPGDLAAWGCASISDDVRLMSGSGGTDICSGFVGDSPSQDVRTGRMASAYPGVAVAAYAADGTPLVGEQGELVITRPMPSMPIGFWGDVDDARYRAAYFEDFPGVWRHGDWITFWEDGSCAIYGRSDATLNRDGVRLGTAEFYELLDTMPGVDDALVVHAEPSPGEGGKLLLFLVLGDGQALDDDLLGRIRGAIKSQLSPRHLPDEVLAIRDVPRNLTGKRLEVPVKKILEGAAVADVATPGAMQNPDSLDQFTAFAVRS; from the coding sequence TTGACCCTCACCGCCGCACCCGACCTGCACCAGGCACCCTCCGAGGTCCTGTGGACGCCGGCCGACGGCCGCCGCAGCACGTCGCTCGACGGCTTCCTCGCCTGGCTCGCCGAGGGCCACGGCCTCTCCTTCGACGACTACGACGCGTTCCTGGCGTGGTCGATCGATCGGCACGACACGTTCTGGTCGCTGCTGTGGGACTGGGGCGGCCTGCCCGGCTCGGGCCACGTCGCGCTGCGTCCCGAGCAGCGCGACCAGGTCTTCAAGCCCGCGTGGTTCCCCGGCGCCGAGCTCAGCTACGCCGAGTGGATGCTCGCGATGCCGGGCCGCGCCGACGACGACCTCGCGCTGCTGGGCTACTCCGACAGCCGCCCCGACTCGACGCTGACCGTCGCCGGGCTCCGCGACCTGGTCGGCCGGATCCAGGAAGGGCTCCGCGCCGCCGGCGTCGGTCGCGGCGACCGCGTGGCGGCCTACGTCCCGAACATCCCCGAGACGGTCGCGCTGCTCGTGGCCACCGCCGGCCTGGGTGCGGTCTTCACCTCGTGCGCGCCGGAGTTCGGCGTGCAGAGCGTGATCGACCGCTGGCGCCAGGTCGAGCCCAAGGTCGTCGTCGCCATCGACGGCTACCGGTACGGCACCAAGGACGTCTCCCGCCACGAGGAGGTCGCCTCGATCGTCGCCTCGCTCCCGACGGTCGAGCAGCTCGTCGTGCTTCCCTACCTCGCCGGTGCGCCGGCGATCGAGGGGGCGAGCGGGACGTGGGCCGAGCTCACGGCCACGCCTGCCGCACCGACGATCGAGCGGGTGCCGTTCGACCACCCGCTCTACATCCTCTTCTCGTCGGGCACCACCGGACTGCCCAAGGCGATCGTGCACGGCCACGGAGGGATCACGCTCGAGCACCTCAAGTCGCTCGCGTTCGCCCACGACGTCCAGCCCGGCGACCGGATCTTCTGGCAGACCACCACCGGCTGGATGATGTGGAACCTCGTCGTCTCGGGCCTGGGCCTCGGCGCTGCCGTCGTCACCACCGACATCAACCCGACCTCGCCCGACGTGGGCGCGTTGTGGCGGATCGCCGACCACGCCGGCATCACCCACTTCGGCACCTCGCCGGGGTTCCTCCAGCTCTGCCGCCGGGCCGGCTTCGTCCCGCGCGACGAGGTCGACACCTCCGCGATCCTCCAGCTCGGCGTCACCGGCACCGCGTGCCCCGGCGACCTCGCCGCGTGGGGGTGCGCCTCGATCTCCGACGACGTACGCCTGATGTCCGGGTCGGGCGGCACCGACATCTGCTCGGGCTTCGTCGGCGACTCCCCGAGCCAGGACGTCCGCACCGGTCGGATGGCCTCGGCCTACCCCGGGGTCGCGGTGGCGGCGTACGCCGCCGACGGCACGCCGCTCGTGGGCGAGCAGGGCGAGCTCGTCATCACCAGGCCGATGCCGTCGATGCCGATCGGCTTCTGGGGCGACGTCGACGACGCGCGCTACCGGGCGGCCTACTTCGAGGACTTCCCGGGCGTGTGGCGCCACGGCGACTGGATCACCTTCTGGGAGGACGGCTCCTGCGCGATCTACGGTCGGTCCGACGCCACGCTCAACCGGGACGGCGTACGGCTCGGGACGGCGGAGTTCTACGAGCTGCTCGACACGATGCCCGGGGTCGACGACGCCCTCGTGGTGCACGCCGAGCCCAGCCCCGGCGAGGGCGGCAAGCTCCTGCTCTTCCTGGTGCTCGGGGACGGCCAGGCGCTCGACGACGACCTGCTCGGGCGCATCCGCGGCGCCATCAAGTCCCAGCTGTCCCCACGCCACCTGCCCGACGAGGTGCTCGCGATCCGCGACGTGCCGCGCAACCTCACCGGCAAGCGGCTCGAGGTGCCGGTCAAGAAGATCCTCGAGGGGGCGGCCGTCGCCGACGTCGCCACCCCCGGTGCCATGCAGAACCCCGACTCCCTGGACCAGTTCACCGCCTTCGCGGTCAGGTCCTGA